The nucleotide sequence TAGATATTTCAACGTTACTTGCTTATCTCCTGCTTCATTTTTCTGTTTACCCACAAAACCTGGCCTTTAAAAGTTTTACTTTTCAACCGTGAATTGCTACTCTCATAGTGTGATGTACATATCAGAGGAGGAATTTCTATGACTGAAAGATTGGCTGCATTATCAGGTTGGATGAAGGACAATAGTGTCGATGTCACTTTTGTTACATCTCCTGACAATGTATTTTACCTGAGCGGATTTTTAAGCGATCCTCACGAAAGACTGCTCGCTGTTGCTGTATTCCAGGATGCTGAACCATTCATGATTTGCCCGGCGATGGATAAAGAAAATGCGAAAAACGCGGGATGGGGACTTGAAATCATCGGCTACAGCGATACGGATGATTCTATGGAGTTGGCATACAATGCAATTAAAAAGCGCGTTCCTTCCATCAAGAAAACAGCCATCGAGAAGGAACAACTTAATGTAGAGCGCTATGAAAAAATGGCTGGCCTTTTTGGCGGATCTGAATTTGTTTCAGCAGAAGAAAAACTTCGCCTAATGCGCATAGTAAAAACCGAAGAGGAATTGCAGAAGCTAAGAAAAGCGTGTGAGCTAGCTGATTTTGCCATCCAAACAGGAGTTAACGAAATTCAAGAAGGCAAAACCGAGCTTGATGTACTTGCAGCGATTGAATATGAACTGAAGAAAAAAGGCGTTACAGAGATGTCGTTTTCAACGATGGTCCTTACTGGTAAAAATGCAGCGGCTCCACATGGTACACCAGGCCTGACAAAAATCAAAAAAGGTGACCTCGTCTTGTTCGACCTTGGTGTTGTGATGGATGGTTACTGCTCGGATATCACAAGGACCGTTGCTTACGGTGAGATTAATAAACAGCAGGAAGAAATTTATAACACCGTATTAAAAGCACAGCTGAAAGCTCTTGATACTGCACGAGCTGGTGTTGCATGCTCCGAGGTTGACCTTGCTGCACGCAATGTGATTGAAGAAGCCGGATACGGGGATTACTTCCCTCACCGCCTCGGACACGGACTTGGTGTCAGCGTACACGAGTATCCATCATTGACAAGCACTAATCCTTTATTAATGGAAAAAGGAATGGTGTTCACTGCCGAGCCGGGAATTTATGTACCAGGCGTGGCAGGTGTAAGAATTGAAGATGATGTGGTCATTACCGAGGATGGAATCGAAATTTTAACAAAATTCCCTAAAGAATTGGTATTTGTATCGTAAAATGAAGAGCAAAATCGCCTGGATTTCGGATTCAGGCAGTTTGCTTTTTTCAAATACAGCGAGAACTTTGTTTTTATAGCGAAAATCTTTCAGTTATAGCGATAAAGATTTTTTTATAGCGAAATATTCATTTTTATAGCGAACTGTAAATTCCGAGTGATTTTTTCCAATTTAAAAAGAGCAGCCTCGGCTGCTCTTTTTTTAGCGATTATCCACTTTTTCAGGATACATATCATGGTTCATCATCCGGTAATCAGCCATTTCTTCGTACTTAGTACCAGGCTTGCCATAGTTAGTATACGGATCGATTGAAATTCCGCCTCTTGGCGTGAATTTGCCCCAAACCTCAATATATCGAGGGTCCATTAGCTTGATCAAGTCGTTCATGATGATGTTCATGCAATCTTCATGGAAATCACCGTGGTTCCTGAAGCTGAAAAGATAAAGTTTCAGCGATTTGCTTTCGACCATCAACTTGTCCGGAATGTAGCTGATATAAATGGATGCAAAATCAGGCTGGCCTGTGATCGGGCATAGACTTGT is from Mesobacillus boroniphilus and encodes:
- the queF gene encoding preQ(1) synthase, with the translated sequence MAGRKNEELEDLTLLGNQGTKYLFEYSPDILETFENKHPYRDYFVKFNTPEFTSLCPITGQPDFASIYISYIPDKLMVESKSLKLYLFSFRNHGDFHEDCMNIIMNDLIKLMDPRYIEVWGKFTPRGGISIDPYTNYGKPGTKYEEMADYRMMNHDMYPEKVDNR
- a CDS encoding M24 family metallopeptidase, which encodes MTERLAALSGWMKDNSVDVTFVTSPDNVFYLSGFLSDPHERLLAVAVFQDAEPFMICPAMDKENAKNAGWGLEIIGYSDTDDSMELAYNAIKKRVPSIKKTAIEKEQLNVERYEKMAGLFGGSEFVSAEEKLRLMRIVKTEEELQKLRKACELADFAIQTGVNEIQEGKTELDVLAAIEYELKKKGVTEMSFSTMVLTGKNAAAPHGTPGLTKIKKGDLVLFDLGVVMDGYCSDITRTVAYGEINKQQEEIYNTVLKAQLKALDTARAGVACSEVDLAARNVIEEAGYGDYFPHRLGHGLGVSVHEYPSLTSTNPLLMEKGMVFTAEPGIYVPGVAGVRIEDDVVITEDGIEILTKFPKELVFVS